The following proteins come from a genomic window of Verrucomicrobium sp.:
- the secY gene encoding preprotein translocase subunit SecY, which translates to MLSAFANSFKIPELRQRILFTLAVIVVVRIGAAIPCPGVNPHVLGEFFSKVVDQQAQGSVIGMFNLFSGGALENCAIFSLGVMPYISASIMMQLLTAVIPSLGKMAREDGGRQKISQYSRVMTLGLCLVQGYLLALGFEKPESIPFLHGISGVIDRLGVPLVSDPGWVFRILTVLSLTTGTMVLMWLGEQITDKGIGNGVSLIIAIGIVARLPAALLQGWEKLTTSGAGGIYLIVLLLAFLFGVIAATVAMTQGLRKIIVQYAKQVRGNKVYGGQAAFLPLKVNYAGVMPIIFAQAILLFPSVILNLLFPQQGWAIQLAQSLSVGWLHYTLSALMILFFSYFWVATQFNAVQIADDLKKHGGFIPGVRPGQATADFLDYTMTRLTLAGAIFLAVLAVLPMLIQSTLQIPAITAQFFGGTSLLIMVGVVLDTMRQTETYLLQRHYDGFLKKGRIKAGGRTYGPAQATGPALASGSMLWLYVCIAVLAIAGITLSLVK; encoded by the coding sequence GATTCCCGAACTTCGCCAGCGAATCCTGTTCACTCTGGCCGTCATTGTCGTCGTCCGTATCGGGGCGGCCATTCCTTGCCCGGGAGTGAATCCCCACGTCCTTGGCGAGTTCTTCTCCAAGGTCGTCGACCAGCAGGCGCAAGGCTCGGTCATTGGCATGTTTAACCTCTTCTCCGGCGGCGCGCTGGAGAACTGCGCTATCTTCTCCCTGGGCGTCATGCCCTACATCAGCGCCAGCATCATGATGCAGCTGCTCACGGCGGTCATTCCTTCCTTGGGCAAGATGGCCCGCGAGGACGGCGGCCGTCAGAAGATCAGTCAATATTCCCGCGTCATGACCCTCGGCCTTTGCCTGGTCCAGGGCTACCTCCTGGCCCTCGGCTTCGAAAAGCCGGAAAGCATCCCCTTCCTGCACGGCATCAGCGGCGTCATCGACCGTCTGGGCGTTCCCCTTGTTTCCGATCCGGGATGGGTCTTCCGCATCCTCACCGTTCTCTCCCTGACCACCGGCACCATGGTCCTCATGTGGCTAGGCGAGCAGATCACGGACAAAGGCATCGGCAACGGCGTCTCCCTCATCATCGCCATCGGCATCGTTGCCCGCCTGCCGGCCGCCCTCCTTCAGGGCTGGGAAAAGCTCACCACTTCCGGTGCTGGAGGTATCTACCTTATCGTCCTCCTTCTGGCCTTCCTTTTTGGCGTCATCGCCGCCACCGTGGCCATGACGCAGGGGCTTCGGAAAATCATCGTTCAATACGCCAAGCAAGTTCGCGGCAACAAGGTCTACGGCGGCCAGGCCGCCTTCCTGCCGTTGAAGGTGAACTACGCGGGCGTCATGCCCATCATCTTCGCCCAGGCCATCCTTCTTTTCCCCTCGGTCATTCTTAACCTGCTCTTCCCGCAGCAGGGGTGGGCCATTCAGCTGGCGCAGAGCCTGAGCGTGGGCTGGCTCCACTACACCTTGTCCGCGCTGATGATCCTCTTCTTCTCCTACTTCTGGGTCGCCACGCAGTTCAATGCGGTGCAGATCGCCGACGATTTGAAGAAGCACGGCGGGTTTATTCCCGGCGTCCGCCCCGGACAGGCCACGGCTGATTTCCTGGATTACACCATGACACGCCTCACCCTGGCCGGCGCCATCTTCCTGGCCGTTCTGGCGGTGCTGCCCATGCTCATTCAGAGCACCTTGCAGATCCCCGCCATCACGGCGCAGTTCTTCGGCGGCACCAGCCTCCTCATCATGGTCGGTGTCGTCCTGGACACGATGCGCCAGACGGAGACCTACCTGCTGCAGCGCCACTACGACGGCTTCCTCAAGAAAGGGCGCATCAAGGCCGGAGGCCGCACCTACGGCCCGGCGCAGGCTACCGGCCCCGCTTTGGCCAGCGGCTCCATGCTCTGGCTCTATGTCTGCATCGCCGTGTTGGCCATCGCCGGCATCACGCTCAGCCTCGTCAAGTGA
- the map gene encoding type I methionyl aminopeptidase — protein sequence MISIKQGAEIDGMRRSGAAVGAILEKVAAVLEPGMTTREVDSFAAEQIRAAGARSAFLNYRGFPGNICISVNEEVVHGIGGSRRLQLGDIVKLDIGIVKDGWIGDTATTVPVGMADPAVTKLLEVTRASLYEGIAQAKEGNRVGDISSAIEKYVEKNGFTVVREFVGHGVGRKLHEEPQVPNFGSPRNGPKLKAGMTLAIEPMVNMGRADVRILADGWTVVTTDGKKSSHFEHVVLVTEGEPEILTCPKATASK from the coding sequence GTGATTTCGATCAAGCAAGGCGCGGAAATCGACGGGATGCGGCGCAGCGGCGCCGCCGTCGGCGCTATCCTTGAAAAAGTCGCCGCCGTTCTGGAGCCCGGTATGACGACCCGCGAGGTCGACTCCTTCGCCGCCGAGCAGATCCGCGCGGCCGGCGCGCGCAGCGCTTTCCTTAACTACCGCGGCTTCCCCGGAAATATTTGCATCTCCGTCAACGAGGAGGTCGTTCACGGCATTGGCGGCTCCCGCCGTCTCCAGCTCGGCGACATCGTCAAGCTCGACATCGGCATCGTCAAGGACGGCTGGATCGGCGACACCGCCACCACCGTCCCCGTCGGCATGGCCGATCCTGCCGTGACCAAGCTTTTGGAAGTCACCCGCGCCTCCCTGTATGAGGGCATCGCCCAGGCGAAGGAAGGAAACCGGGTAGGGGACATCTCCTCGGCGATCGAAAAATACGTCGAGAAAAACGGCTTCACCGTCGTCCGGGAATTCGTGGGCCACGGTGTGGGCCGCAAATTGCACGAGGAGCCGCAGGTTCCCAACTTTGGCTCGCCCCGCAACGGCCCGAAACTCAAGGCCGGCATGACCCTGGCTATCGAGCCGATGGTCAACATGGGGCGCGCCGACGTCCGCATCCTGGCCGACGGCTGGACCGTGGTGACGACGGATGGAAAAAAATCGTCCCATTTCGAGCACGTCGTCCTCGTCACCGAGGGGGAACCCGAGATTCTCACATGCCCAAAAGCGACCGCATCGAAGTAG
- the infA gene encoding translation initiation factor IF-1 encodes MPKSDRIEVEGTVVESVSPTLFRVELSNGHRLLAHASGTLRLHFTKILPGDKILLEISPYDLSRGRIVQKQS; translated from the coding sequence ATGCCCAAAAGCGACCGCATCGAAGTAGAAGGAACCGTCGTGGAAAGCGTTTCTCCCACCCTTTTCCGGGTCGAATTGAGCAATGGGCACCGCCTTTTGGCCCACGCATCCGGAACTTTACGGCTTCATTTTACAAAAATATTGCCAGGAGACAAAATCTTGCTAGAAATCTCACCCTACGACTTGAGCCGGGGACGCATTGTCCAAAAGCAATCGTAG
- the ykgO gene encoding type B 50S ribosomal protein L36, translating into MKVRASVKRKTADCQVVRRKGRIYIINKKNPRLKQRQG; encoded by the coding sequence ATGAAGGTTAGAGCATCCGTGAAGCGGAAAACCGCCGATTGCCAGGTCGTGCGCCGTAAAGGCCGCATTTATATCATTAACAAGAAAAACCCGCGCCTTAAGCAGCGCCAGGGTTAA
- the rpsM gene encoding 30S ribosomal protein S13, translated as MPRLLGVDIPGDKRLEASLPYIYGIGPSRAKEICEQAEIDPNLRAKNLTDQQLNRIINVIQENKFIIEGDLRRELQSNLKRLQAINCYRGIRHRRGLPVRGQRTSTNARTRKGPRKTVGVVRNKDAKAGKV; from the coding sequence ATGCCGCGTTTATTGGGTGTTGACATCCCGGGCGACAAGCGCCTCGAAGCTTCGCTGCCGTACATCTATGGAATCGGGCCCAGCCGGGCTAAGGAAATCTGCGAGCAGGCGGAGATCGATCCGAACCTCCGTGCCAAGAACCTGACCGACCAGCAGCTGAACCGCATCATCAACGTCATTCAGGAAAACAAGTTCATCATCGAAGGCGACCTGCGCCGCGAGCTTCAGTCCAACCTGAAGCGCCTCCAGGCCATCAATTGCTACCGCGGCATCCGCCATCGCCGCGGCCTGCCCGTGCGCGGTCAGCGCACCTCCACCAACGCCCGTACCCGCAAGGGCCCGCGCAAGACCGTCGGCGTCGTCCGCAACAAGGACGCCAAGGCCGGCAAAGTCTAA
- the rpsK gene encoding 30S ribosomal protein S11: MIEKPKIVKAKGSKNIHTGVAHVLASFNNTIVTITDLSGNVIGWSSAGKCGFRGSKKSTAYVAQVVAQDACRQAMSHGLKEVTVQVKGPGTGRESAVRAFQAIGLEVTAIEDVTPVPHNGCRPRKQRRV, from the coding sequence ATCATCGAGAAGCCGAAGATCGTCAAGGCCAAGGGCAGCAAGAACATTCACACCGGCGTCGCCCACGTTCTGGCTTCCTTCAACAACACCATCGTCACCATCACCGATCTGAGCGGCAACGTCATCGGCTGGTCCAGCGCCGGTAAGTGCGGTTTCCGCGGCTCGAAGAAGTCGACCGCCTACGTCGCGCAGGTTGTGGCCCAGGACGCCTGCCGCCAGGCGATGTCCCACGGCCTCAAGGAAGTCACCGTGCAGGTGAAGGGCCCCGGCACCGGCCGTGAGTCCGCCGTCCGCGCCTTCCAGGCCATTGGCCTGGAGGTTACCGCGATCGAGGACGTCACCCCCGTCCCGCACAACGGCTGCCGTCCCCGCAAGCAGCGCCGCGTCTGA
- the rpsD gene encoding 30S ribosomal protein S4 — protein MARYTGPRTKKSRRFGAALFGTSKALERRAYPPGQHGERSRRKLSEYAVALGEKQKLKYMYGVLEKQFRRCFEIAQKKRGVTGVILLQILESRLDNVVYRLGFANSRRAARQMVGHGHIRVNGRKVTIASYSTRVGDQVEVVDKPQARKMALKNLEIMQIAPVPDWLLLDKEGYKGEVKRVPTREEIAPIANEQLVVELYSR, from the coding sequence ATGGCTCGTTACACCGGTCCCCGCACCAAGAAAAGCCGCCGTTTCGGCGCCGCCCTTTTCGGCACCAGCAAGGCGCTGGAGCGCCGCGCTTATCCCCCCGGCCAGCACGGGGAGCGCAGCCGCCGCAAGCTCTCCGAATACGCCGTCGCCCTGGGCGAAAAGCAGAAGCTCAAGTACATGTACGGCGTCCTGGAGAAGCAGTTCCGCCGCTGCTTCGAGATCGCGCAGAAGAAGCGTGGCGTCACCGGCGTCATCCTCCTGCAGATCCTGGAAAGCCGCCTGGACAACGTCGTCTACCGCCTCGGCTTCGCCAATTCCCGGCGCGCGGCGCGGCAGATGGTCGGCCACGGCCACATCCGCGTGAACGGCCGCAAGGTCACCATCGCCAGCTACAGCACCCGCGTGGGTGACCAGGTCGAGGTTGTCGACAAGCCCCAGGCTCGCAAGATGGCGCTGAAGAATCTCGAGATCATGCAGATCGCCCCCGTGCCCGATTGGCTCCTCCTGGACAAGGAAGGCTACAAGGGCGAGGTCAAGCGCGTCCCGACCCGCGAGGAAATTGCGCCGATCGCCAACGAGCAGTTGGTCGTCGAGCTCTATTCCCGCTAA
- a CDS encoding DNA-directed RNA polymerase subunit alpha translates to MPIRLGRFEIPNRLVKDEESATSTYAKFVAEPFEAGYGSTLGNSLRRVLLSSLEGAAISSIKIEGALHEFATLPGVVEDVTDIVLNLKKVLFKLPNRDTRTFSLNVTKEGPVTAGDIKLDAGVEILNPDLILCTLDKKQRFEAEIEVRVGRGFATADFNKKPDQSIGVIAIDSLFSPVRKVKYAVENTRVGQRTDYDKLVIEIWTDGRLTPDEALLQSSAILRHHLDIFVNYSEEPIEFEETKPLAREEDSKLKKLLNMSVNEIELSVRAANCLNNANITTVGQLAMKTEAEMLKYRNFGKKSLNEIKDKLQSLGLSLGMKFDSNLLEAPAEPAIVE, encoded by the coding sequence ATGCCCATCCGCTTAGGTCGTTTTGAAATCCCGAACCGCCTCGTCAAGGACGAGGAGTCCGCAACGTCCACGTACGCCAAGTTCGTGGCCGAGCCCTTCGAGGCCGGTTACGGTTCCACGCTGGGCAACTCCCTGCGCCGCGTGCTCCTCTCCTCCCTGGAAGGCGCCGCGATCTCCTCGATCAAGATCGAGGGGGCGCTGCACGAGTTCGCCACCCTCCCGGGCGTGGTGGAAGACGTCACCGACATCGTCCTGAACCTGAAGAAGGTTCTCTTCAAGCTCCCCAACCGCGACACCCGCACCTTCTCCCTCAACGTGACGAAGGAAGGCCCCGTCACGGCGGGCGACATCAAGCTGGACGCCGGCGTCGAGATCCTGAACCCCGACCTGATCCTCTGCACCCTGGACAAGAAGCAGCGCTTCGAGGCCGAGATCGAGGTCCGCGTGGGCCGCGGCTTTGCCACCGCCGACTTCAACAAGAAGCCGGATCAGTCCATCGGCGTCATCGCCATCGACTCCCTGTTCTCCCCCGTCCGCAAGGTGAAGTACGCGGTGGAAAACACCCGCGTCGGCCAGCGCACGGACTATGACAAGCTCGTCATCGAGATCTGGACGGACGGCCGCCTGACCCCGGACGAGGCCCTGCTCCAGTCCTCCGCCATCCTGCGCCACCACCTCGACATCTTCGTCAACTACAGCGAGGAGCCCATCGAGTTCGAGGAAACCAAGCCGCTGGCCCGCGAGGAAGACAGCAAGCTCAAGAAGCTCCTGAACATGAGCGTCAACGAGATCGAGCTCTCCGTCCGCGCCGCCAATTGCCTGAACAATGCGAACATCACCACCGTCGGCCAGCTGGCCATGAAGACGGAGGCAGAGATGCTCAAATACCGCAACTTCGGCAAGAAGTCTCTCAACGAAATCAAAGACAAGCTCCAGTCCCTGGGCCTTTCCCTCGGCATGAAGTTCGACTCGAACCTCCTGGAAGCCCCGGCCGAACCGGCCATCGTCGAATAA
- the rplQ gene encoding 50S ribosomal protein L17: MRHQVKTSKLGRTSKHKESLVANLVSSLIQHQRITTTLAKAKVIRPVAEKMVTLGKTGTLHARRVAVARIKNRDAVSKLFTEIAPRFKERQGGYTRILKLGHRTTDAAKMALIEWVEGPATAPTEAPAAEAKPKKATKPKAPKAEKAESAQAEKAE, from the coding sequence ATGCGCCATCAAGTCAAAACCTCCAAGCTGGGCCGTACGTCCAAGCATAAGGAGTCCCTCGTCGCCAACCTGGTCAGCAGCCTGATCCAGCACCAGCGGATCACCACCACCCTGGCCAAGGCCAAGGTCATCCGCCCTGTCGCGGAGAAAATGGTGACCCTGGGCAAGACCGGCACCCTCCACGCCCGCCGCGTGGCCGTTGCCCGCATCAAGAACCGGGACGCGGTGAGCAAGCTCTTCACCGAGATCGCCCCCCGCTTCAAGGAGCGCCAGGGTGGTTACACCCGCATCCTGAAGCTGGGCCACCGCACCACTGACGCCGCCAAGATGGCGCTGATCGAGTGGGTTGAAGGCCCCGCCACGGCCCCCACGGAGGCTCCCGCCGCCGAGGCCAAGCCGAAGAAGGCGACCAAGCCCAAGGCTCCCAAAGCCGAAAAGGCTGAAAGCGCCCAGGCTGAAAAGGCCGAATAA